Proteins co-encoded in one Diaminobutyricimonas sp. LJ205 genomic window:
- a CDS encoding zinc-dependent metalloprotease: MADDPRKEPEDEFRDMLREFLSGNSEFDPGKLAGAAGLPNDPALVAQMMSQLQSALNSSADGVNWDLAVQQAEHIATRSSVVSLPAERSQLEQAFHVASLWLDEVTEISELTATPKLLSRTEWVAASMPVWTQLTEPVATSIANALTEVLAEQAPEEMNGMMAGASRMMRNLGGTLFAMQLGQVVGQLSTEVVSGGDVGIPLLDDQHAALIPQNVAAFGSGLDIPTEEVRLYLAVRELAHARLFRHAKWLRMHVLSSVTEFARGIHIDTMRLEELAADFDPSNPEELRNALSSGALIPPKTPIQQAALARLETMLALIDGWVDVVTARATSRLPRAAAIAETVRRRRATGGPAESAFATLVGLELRPRRLREAAAMWQQVTDATGDTGRDDLWAHPDILPTADDIDDPAALVARLTASEPVRDDIDQAIEDLLSDNGEDRPKED, encoded by the coding sequence ATGGCTGACGATCCGCGGAAAGAGCCCGAGGACGAGTTCCGCGACATGCTTCGCGAGTTCCTTTCTGGCAACTCGGAATTCGACCCCGGCAAGCTGGCGGGAGCCGCTGGGCTCCCGAATGATCCTGCGCTGGTCGCGCAGATGATGAGCCAGCTGCAGAGCGCACTGAACTCCTCCGCCGACGGCGTGAACTGGGACCTGGCCGTGCAGCAGGCAGAGCACATCGCCACCCGGTCCTCGGTCGTGTCGCTGCCTGCCGAGCGTTCGCAGCTGGAACAGGCGTTCCACGTCGCTTCGCTCTGGCTGGACGAGGTGACCGAGATCTCCGAGCTCACCGCCACGCCGAAACTGTTGAGCCGCACCGAATGGGTGGCTGCGAGCATGCCGGTGTGGACCCAGCTCACCGAACCCGTGGCCACGTCCATCGCCAACGCGCTCACCGAGGTGCTCGCCGAGCAGGCTCCCGAAGAGATGAACGGCATGATGGCCGGCGCCAGCCGCATGATGCGCAACCTCGGCGGCACACTGTTCGCGATGCAACTCGGCCAGGTCGTCGGCCAGCTGTCGACCGAGGTCGTCTCGGGCGGTGACGTCGGCATCCCACTGCTGGATGACCAGCACGCTGCGCTCATCCCCCAGAACGTCGCCGCTTTCGGCAGCGGCCTGGACATCCCCACCGAAGAGGTGCGCCTCTACCTGGCGGTGCGCGAACTCGCGCACGCGCGGCTGTTCCGGCACGCCAAGTGGCTGCGGATGCATGTGCTTTCGTCGGTGACCGAGTTCGCCCGCGGCATCCACATCGACACCATGCGGCTCGAGGAGCTCGCCGCCGACTTCGACCCGTCGAACCCCGAGGAACTGCGCAATGCGCTCTCCAGCGGCGCGCTGATCCCGCCGAAGACCCCGATTCAGCAGGCCGCGCTGGCGCGACTCGAGACCATGCTCGCACTGATCGACGGCTGGGTCGACGTGGTCACGGCGCGGGCAACCTCCCGGCTTCCGCGTGCGGCCGCGATCGCGGAGACGGTCCGCCGCCGCCGCGCCACCGGAGGCCCGGCCGAGTCGGCGTTCGCCACCCTGGTCGGCCTGGAACTGCGGCCGCGCCGGTTGCGTGAGGCTGCGGCGATGTGGCAGCAGGTGACGGATGCCACCGGCGATACCGGTCGCGATGACCTGTGGGCGCATCCCGACATCCTTCCCACCGCCGACGACATCGACGACCCCGCAGCGCTGGTCGCCCGCCTCACCGCCAGTGAGCCGGTGCGCGATGACATCGACCAGGCGATCGAGGATCTGCTGAGCGACAACGGCGAGGACCGTCCGAAGGAAGACTGA
- the nudC gene encoding NAD(+) diphosphatase — MTLSFSARLPLARFEIDRDNLSRPRENLFEELWAEPTTRVLAVTNGTAPVTEDRTALRLLPAASVARDGLLVYLGRAEVDGGVTAIVARVTDPEEAEQIGGDWANLRDVAHRLGDRDAALFAEAVAIINWHASHGFSPRTGTATVPTMGGWVRVDPDTGVEVFPRTDPAIIVGITDAEDRLLLGSNALWEHNRYSLLAGFVEPGESLESAVMREVFEESGVRVTNPRYLGSQPWPFPASLMLGFTASVDDSWHGDLLPDGDEILDLRWFSRDELTASLGDILLPGPSSIARAIVEHWYGRPLDGGSPW; from the coding sequence ATGACTTTGTCGTTCTCAGCGCGACTTCCGCTCGCGCGATTCGAGATCGACCGCGACAACCTCTCCCGACCCCGCGAGAACCTGTTCGAGGAACTCTGGGCCGAGCCCACCACCCGGGTACTCGCGGTCACCAACGGAACCGCCCCGGTGACCGAAGACCGCACCGCGCTGCGCCTGCTGCCGGCGGCATCCGTGGCCCGTGACGGGCTGCTCGTCTACCTCGGTCGAGCCGAGGTCGACGGGGGAGTCACCGCAATCGTCGCCCGGGTCACCGACCCTGAGGAGGCCGAACAGATCGGCGGCGACTGGGCGAACCTGAGGGATGTCGCACATCGACTGGGCGACCGGGACGCCGCGCTGTTCGCCGAGGCCGTCGCCATCATCAACTGGCATGCATCGCACGGTTTCTCACCGCGCACCGGGACCGCCACCGTGCCGACCATGGGCGGCTGGGTGCGCGTCGACCCGGACACCGGGGTCGAAGTGTTCCCGCGCACCGACCCGGCGATCATCGTCGGAATCACGGATGCCGAGGACCGATTGCTGCTCGGCAGCAACGCCCTCTGGGAACACAACCGCTACTCGCTGCTGGCGGGGTTCGTAGAGCCGGGCGAGTCGCTCGAATCCGCCGTGATGCGGGAGGTGTTCGAGGAGTCCGGGGTGCGGGTGACCAATCCGCGTTACCTGGGAAGCCAGCCGTGGCCGTTCCCGGCCTCGCTCATGCTTGGTTTCACCGCGAGCGTCGACGACTCCTGGCACGGTGACCTGCTTCCCGACGGTGACGAGATCCTCGATCTGCGCTGGTTCAGCCGTGACGAACTCACGGCGTCGCTCGGTGACATCCTGCTGCCCGGTCCGTCCTCCATCGCCCGCGCGATCGTCGAGCACTGGTACGGGCGGCCTCTCGACGGCGGTTCACCCTGGTGA
- a CDS encoding ATP-dependent helicase, which translates to MVSGAESLLQGLDDQQRVAAETLLGPVCMLAGAGTGKTRAITHRIAYGVASGVYSPSRVMALTFTNRAAGELRGRLRALGAGGVSARTFHSAALAQLSYFWPQVIGGTLPRILDGKARLLAHAADGLRLKLDTATLRDAAAEIEWRKVSRMTMDDYERALATRALPPSLTVDSAMALQAAYEKLKDERRQIDFEDVLLATAGMIESEPRVADHVRGQYRFFVVDEYQDVSPLQHELLQLWLGDRTDLCVVGDASQTIYSFAGASSDYLLGFASRYEDATVVRLEQNYRSAPPIVDAANRLMRGRHGALELVPAQERVGKLPDVETAAYSGDTVEARAIAHAIAARIAAGVAPQDVAVLYRMNVQAAALETALTDVGVSYRLHGGTRFFDLPEVKRALMELRGYAVSGATGPLFKAVSDVLRSQGWTQSPPENPGATRDKWESLNAIMTLADAAPEGTTLTRFVDELFERQSAQHEPTLAAVTLATLHSAKGLEWDHVYLVGLSEGLIPISYAKTAEAVDEERRLLYVGITRARRTLQLSWAGSGPHRSQARVPSRFLSELGAKGAGPVRAE; encoded by the coding sequence CTGGTGAGCGGCGCGGAATCACTGCTGCAGGGCCTCGACGACCAGCAGCGCGTGGCCGCGGAAACCCTGCTCGGACCTGTCTGCATGCTCGCCGGTGCTGGCACCGGCAAGACCCGCGCGATCACCCACCGGATCGCCTACGGCGTCGCCAGCGGCGTGTACTCTCCGAGCCGGGTGATGGCGCTGACCTTCACCAACCGCGCCGCGGGCGAACTGCGTGGCCGGCTGCGGGCGCTCGGTGCCGGCGGCGTGTCCGCCCGCACCTTCCACTCGGCGGCGCTTGCGCAGCTCAGCTACTTCTGGCCGCAGGTCATCGGCGGCACCCTGCCGCGCATCCTCGATGGCAAGGCGAGGTTGCTCGCGCACGCCGCGGACGGGCTGCGGCTGAAGCTCGACACGGCGACCCTGCGTGACGCGGCCGCCGAGATCGAGTGGCGCAAGGTATCGCGGATGACGATGGACGACTACGAACGCGCACTCGCCACCAGGGCACTGCCGCCGTCGCTGACGGTTGACAGCGCGATGGCACTGCAAGCCGCATACGAGAAGCTCAAGGACGAGCGCCGGCAGATCGACTTCGAGGACGTGCTGCTCGCCACCGCGGGCATGATCGAGTCCGAGCCGCGGGTCGCCGACCATGTGCGCGGCCAGTACCGCTTCTTCGTCGTCGACGAGTACCAGGACGTGTCGCCGCTGCAGCACGAACTGCTGCAGCTGTGGCTCGGCGACCGCACCGACCTGTGTGTGGTCGGCGACGCCAGTCAGACCATCTACTCATTCGCCGGCGCCTCCAGCGACTACCTGCTCGGCTTCGCCAGCCGCTACGAGGATGCCACCGTGGTGCGGCTGGAACAGAACTACCGATCCGCGCCGCCGATCGTGGACGCCGCGAACCGGCTGATGCGCGGACGTCACGGCGCGCTGGAACTGGTGCCCGCTCAGGAGCGGGTCGGCAAGCTGCCGGATGTCGAGACCGCCGCCTACTCCGGTGACACGGTGGAGGCGCGGGCAATCGCGCACGCCATTGCCGCGCGGATCGCAGCCGGCGTCGCCCCGCAAGACGTAGCCGTGCTCTACCGCATGAATGTGCAGGCCGCCGCGCTGGAAACCGCGCTCACCGACGTCGGGGTGAGCTACCGGCTGCACGGCGGAACCCGCTTCTTCGACCTGCCCGAGGTGAAGCGTGCCCTGATGGAGCTGCGCGGCTACGCGGTGTCCGGGGCGACCGGGCCGCTGTTCAAGGCGGTCAGCGATGTGCTGCGCTCGCAGGGTTGGACCCAGAGCCCGCCGGAGAACCCGGGCGCCACCCGCGACAAGTGGGAGTCGTTGAACGCGATCATGACCCTCGCCGACGCGGCGCCGGAGGGGACCACTCTCACCCGGTTCGTCGACGAGCTGTTCGAGCGTCAGTCCGCACAGCACGAGCCCACCCTGGCTGCCGTCACCCTGGCCACACTGCACAGTGCCAAGGGTCTGGAGTGGGACCACGTCTATCTGGTCGGCCTCAGCGAGGGACTCATCCCGATCAGCTACGCGAAGACCGCCGAGGCGGTCGACGAAGAGCGCCGCCTGCTCTACGTCGGCATCACCCGCGCCCGGCGCACCCTGCAGCTGTCCTGGGCCGGCAGCGGTCCACATCGGTCGCAGGCCCGCGTGCCGAGCCGGTTCCTCAGCGAACTCGGCGCGAAGGGTGCGGGGCCGGTGCGTGCGGAGTAG
- a CDS encoding TOMM precursor leader peptide-binding protein, with product MMHTLDSRYPVVWRSPECLQFGGLDPVAVIEGVTPAHERMLSALATGATRSELAVIARSSGGTEHDADDLLAIISPALVRSAPPGTVVVSGESPAAEQIADALAWQGVSTVIAATADAAEHASGDLAVIVDSFVVEPAFHGLWLRRDVPHLPVVFGGAAVLIGPMVEPGAGPCLHCVERYRTDSDSAWPAIATQLWGRRAAVETPIVLAEAIALSCRLVLRRLAGAVVPSEELRLDTRTGRIDRQRLEPHPDCGCTTLAGRVSPSFAAHP from the coding sequence ATGATGCACACCCTGGACTCTCGCTATCCCGTCGTCTGGCGCTCCCCGGAGTGCCTGCAGTTCGGCGGCCTCGACCCGGTCGCCGTGATCGAGGGCGTCACGCCGGCACATGAGCGCATGCTGAGCGCCCTCGCCACGGGTGCCACCCGGTCGGAACTCGCGGTGATCGCCCGTAGTTCGGGCGGCACCGAACACGATGCCGACGACCTGCTCGCCATCATCAGCCCGGCGCTGGTTCGGTCGGCGCCGCCCGGCACGGTGGTGGTCTCGGGTGAGTCGCCGGCCGCTGAGCAGATTGCCGACGCGCTCGCCTGGCAGGGTGTCAGCACCGTGATTGCCGCGACCGCGGATGCCGCCGAGCACGCCAGCGGGGATCTCGCCGTCATCGTCGACAGCTTCGTCGTCGAACCGGCGTTCCACGGTCTGTGGTTACGTCGCGACGTGCCGCACCTGCCGGTGGTGTTCGGTGGCGCCGCCGTGCTGATCGGGCCGATGGTGGAGCCGGGCGCTGGGCCGTGCCTGCACTGCGTGGAGCGGTACCGCACCGACTCGGATTCGGCCTGGCCGGCGATCGCCACCCAGCTGTGGGGTCGACGTGCCGCGGTCGAGACGCCGATCGTGCTCGCGGAAGCGATCGCCCTCAGCTGCCGACTGGTGCTGCGGCGCCTCGCCGGCGCCGTTGTGCCCAGTGAAGAGTTGCGCCTGGACACCCGCACCGGCCGCATCGACCGTCAGCGGCTCGAACCTCACCCGGACTGCGGATGCACCACCCTCGCCGGGCGGGTCAGCCCCAGCTTCGCGGCTCACCCCTGA
- a CDS encoding UPF0182 family protein, giving the protein MSSASPSANRSRSRVTLAVTAGVLAALVILFFIFSGLYADILWFDQLGFLSVLTTQWFATAAMFVIGFLAMAVPVWVSIEVAFRRRPVYAKLNAQLDRYQQVIEPLRRLAMYGIPAVLGLFAGIAASSRWPLALQWLNRTPFGETDPQFGLDIGFYVFELPFYQSIVAFASAVVLISGLAALATSYLYGALRVSGREVRISRTARVQLALTGALYLALQAVSIWLDQYATLAESSTGYLQTGAGYTEVNAIIPGRAILAGIAAVIAVLFIITAVIGRWRLPIIGTALLIVSSIVIGSVYPFIVQRFQVDPSEATVEAEYISRNIEATRNAYGVSGVESVAYNATTDAEPGALREDAETTANIRIIDPALVTDAFGQLQQFRNYYQFPEHLDVDRYNVDGEMTDTVIAVRELDQAGLGEDVSWYNSTVVYTHGYGVVAAFGNQRSVDGQPVFIESGIPSTGALGDFEPRVYFGESSPAYSIVGAPEGSEDVELDYPSGDEEGAQNTTTTFEGEGGPKLDNFFNRLVYAIKFQSEQIVLSDAVNDESQILYDRDPRERVQKVAPYLTLDSDAYPAIVDEKLVWIVDGYTTTDHYPYSRVEQLSDVIADTYTPQPVVAFDDINYIRNSVKATVDAYDGSVTLYAWDEQDPVLQTWQKIFPSTLEPMEEMSAQLMEHVRYPADLFKVQRAILGTYHVTTPGSFYSRDDAWVTPNEPTTTSANPPLQPPYYLTMQMPGEETPAFSLYSTFIPSGTAESTRNVLFGYLSVNADAGSTPGEVSEDYGKLTLLNLPKQDTVPGPGQVQANFNADPTVSRELNLLRQGETDVLSGNLLTLPVGGGLLYVQPVYVQSRTETSYPVLQKVLVAFGDQIAFEDTLDAALDSLFGGDSGAAAGDTEVPVTPTEPAPAPTEPGAEPAPEAPAPSNDLDAALQDAHDALLEREAAYAANDLVAAAEADKRLQDALERAIAASEGQ; this is encoded by the coding sequence TTGAGTTCAGCATCACCGTCCGCAAATCGGTCACGTTCACGCGTGACCCTCGCCGTCACGGCCGGGGTCCTCGCGGCGTTGGTGATCCTGTTCTTCATCTTCTCCGGCTTGTACGCCGACATTCTCTGGTTCGACCAGCTCGGCTTCCTCAGCGTGCTCACCACGCAGTGGTTCGCCACCGCCGCGATGTTCGTCATCGGCTTCCTGGCGATGGCCGTCCCGGTTTGGGTGTCGATCGAGGTCGCCTTCCGCCGACGGCCGGTGTACGCCAAGCTCAACGCGCAGCTTGACCGCTACCAGCAGGTGATCGAGCCGCTGCGCCGCCTGGCGATGTACGGCATCCCCGCTGTGCTCGGTCTGTTCGCCGGCATTGCCGCGTCCAGCCGCTGGCCGCTCGCGCTGCAGTGGCTGAACCGCACGCCGTTCGGTGAGACCGACCCGCAGTTCGGACTCGACATCGGCTTCTACGTCTTCGAGCTGCCGTTCTACCAGTCGATCGTGGCGTTCGCCTCGGCGGTCGTGCTGATCTCCGGCCTGGCCGCCCTGGCCACCAGCTACCTCTACGGTGCGCTCCGGGTGAGCGGTCGTGAGGTGCGCATATCGCGCACCGCGCGCGTGCAGCTCGCCCTCACCGGCGCGCTCTACCTGGCGCTGCAGGCCGTGAGCATCTGGCTCGACCAGTACGCAACGCTTGCCGAATCGAGCACCGGCTACCTGCAGACCGGTGCCGGCTACACCGAGGTCAACGCGATCATCCCCGGCCGGGCCATCCTCGCCGGAATCGCCGCAGTCATCGCGGTGCTGTTCATCATCACCGCGGTCATCGGTCGCTGGCGCCTGCCGATCATCGGCACCGCGCTGCTGATTGTGTCGAGCATCGTGATCGGCAGCGTGTACCCGTTCATCGTGCAGCGCTTCCAGGTCGACCCGAGTGAGGCGACCGTTGAGGCGGAGTACATATCCCGGAATATCGAAGCCACCCGAAATGCGTACGGGGTGTCCGGGGTCGAGTCGGTCGCCTACAACGCGACGACGGATGCCGAGCCCGGCGCGCTCCGCGAGGACGCTGAGACCACCGCGAACATCCGCATCATCGACCCCGCCCTCGTGACCGACGCGTTCGGGCAGTTGCAGCAGTTCCGCAACTACTACCAGTTCCCCGAGCACCTCGACGTCGACCGCTACAACGTCGACGGCGAGATGACCGACACCGTGATTGCGGTGCGCGAGCTTGACCAGGCGGGTCTTGGCGAAGACGTCAGCTGGTACAACAGCACCGTCGTCTACACGCACGGGTACGGCGTGGTCGCCGCGTTCGGCAACCAGCGCTCGGTTGACGGCCAGCCGGTGTTCATCGAGTCGGGAATCCCCTCGACGGGTGCGCTCGGTGACTTCGAACCGCGCGTCTACTTCGGTGAGTCCTCGCCCGCCTACTCGATCGTCGGCGCGCCCGAAGGCTCTGAGGACGTCGAACTCGACTACCCCTCCGGGGACGAAGAGGGCGCCCAGAACACGACCACCACGTTCGAGGGGGAAGGCGGGCCGAAGCTCGACAACTTCTTCAACCGGCTGGTCTACGCGATCAAGTTCCAGTCGGAGCAGATTGTGCTGTCGGATGCCGTCAATGACGAGTCGCAGATCCTGTACGACCGCGACCCGCGCGAGCGGGTGCAGAAGGTCGCGCCCTACCTCACCCTGGACAGCGACGCCTACCCGGCGATTGTTGACGAGAAGCTCGTCTGGATCGTCGATGGCTACACGACGACCGACCATTACCCGTACTCGCGGGTGGAGCAGCTCTCCGATGTGATTGCGGACACTTACACTCCGCAGCCGGTCGTCGCGTTCGATGACATCAACTACATCCGCAACTCGGTCAAGGCCACGGTCGACGCCTACGACGGCAGTGTGACGCTGTACGCGTGGGACGAGCAGGACCCGGTGCTGCAGACCTGGCAGAAGATCTTCCCCTCGACTCTCGAGCCGATGGAAGAGATGAGTGCCCAGCTGATGGAGCACGTGCGTTACCCAGCTGACCTGTTCAAGGTGCAGCGGGCGATCCTCGGCACCTATCACGTGACCACTCCCGGGTCTTTCTACTCGCGGGATGACGCCTGGGTGACGCCGAACGAACCGACCACTACCTCGGCGAACCCGCCGCTCCAGCCGCCGTACTACCTGACGATGCAGATGCCGGGCGAGGAGACTCCCGCGTTCTCCCTGTACTCGACGTTCATTCCGAGCGGTACCGCCGAGTCCACCCGAAACGTGCTGTTCGGCTACCTCTCAGTGAACGCCGACGCCGGAAGCACTCCGGGTGAAGTGTCGGAGGACTACGGAAAACTGACGCTGCTGAACCTGCCGAAGCAGGACACGGTGCCCGGTCCGGGGCAGGTGCAGGCAAACTTCAACGCCGACCCGACGGTTTCGCGAGAACTGAACCTGTTGCGCCAGGGTGAGACCGACGTGTTGAGCGGAAACCTGCTGACACTGCCTGTCGGGGGCGGCCTGCTCTACGTGCAGCCGGTGTACGTGCAGTCGCGCACGGAAACGTCGTACCCGGTGCTGCAGAAGGTGCTCGTCGCCTTCGGTGACCAGATCGCCTTCGAGGACACCCTCGATGCGGCGCTGGACTCGCTGTTCGGTGGCGACTCCGGAGCAGCGGCAGGTGACACCGAGGTGCCGGTAACGCCGACCGAGCCGGCACCGGCGCCCACCGAGCCGGGAGCGGAGCCTGCGCCCGAGGCACCGGCTCCGAGCAACGATCTCGACGCAGCGCTACAGGATGCTCACGACGCTTTGCTGGAGCGTGAGGCCGCCTACGCCGCAAACGACCTGGTCGCCGCTGCTGAGGCCGATAAGCGTCTGCAGGACGCTCTTGAGCGGGCGATCGCGGCCAGCGAAGGCCAGTAG
- a CDS encoding phosphotransferase produces the protein MARSHLTLAALATAAVADLDVARATVFGSSSGGEFSSALLTGRDGRDWVIRMPRNPRAEAEQSADLVALRALSPGVRARLPFAVSTFAGQVPFQGSRAVVYEYVPGDKVPLRRVDPTLAASIGRAIAAIHQLPTTFVTDAGLPTMTAVESLRATLSIIDRASATGLVPALLQSRWEAATDDHLLWQFQPTVINGELSAESILSAGDAVSGVLGWQELRIGDPAKDLCWLLSAPTESADAALDAYMAARGGTDRQLKHRAVLYAELELARWLLHGTEVRDTSIVDDAVAMLHGLVDRVQNDVMNPISPQTMPTPTVSEVEALLDAAERRTGSA, from the coding sequence ATGGCCAGATCCCATCTCACTCTAGCCGCGCTGGCTACCGCGGCCGTCGCCGACCTCGATGTCGCCAGGGCTACCGTTTTCGGTTCGAGCTCAGGCGGCGAGTTCAGTTCCGCCCTGCTCACCGGCCGTGATGGTCGGGACTGGGTCATCCGAATGCCACGAAATCCCCGCGCCGAGGCGGAGCAGTCCGCCGACCTGGTCGCGCTGCGCGCGCTCAGCCCCGGCGTGCGCGCACGGTTGCCGTTCGCGGTGTCGACATTCGCGGGGCAGGTGCCGTTCCAGGGCAGCCGCGCCGTGGTCTACGAGTACGTGCCCGGCGACAAGGTGCCGCTGCGGCGCGTCGACCCGACCCTGGCGGCCTCCATCGGCCGGGCCATCGCCGCGATCCACCAGTTGCCGACGACATTCGTGACGGATGCCGGACTGCCCACGATGACCGCGGTGGAAAGCCTCCGCGCAACGCTCAGCATCATCGACCGGGCCTCGGCGACCGGCCTGGTGCCCGCGCTGCTGCAGAGCCGCTGGGAAGCCGCTACCGACGATCACCTGCTCTGGCAGTTCCAGCCCACCGTCATCAACGGTGAGCTGAGCGCCGAGTCGATTCTCAGCGCGGGCGACGCTGTCTCGGGCGTGCTCGGCTGGCAGGAATTGCGCATCGGTGACCCGGCGAAGGATCTCTGCTGGCTGCTCAGCGCACCCACGGAGAGTGCCGACGCGGCACTCGACGCGTACATGGCCGCGCGCGGCGGCACCGACCGGCAGCTGAAGCACCGCGCGGTGCTATACGCCGAACTGGAACTTGCCCGCTGGCTGCTGCACGGCACCGAGGTTCGTGACACCTCAATCGTTGACGACGCGGTGGCCATGCTGCACGGACTCGTCGACCGGGTGCAGAACGATGTGATGAACCCGATCAGCCCGCAGACCATGCCGACGCCGACCGTGTCCGAGGTGGAGGCGCTGCTCGACGCGGCCGAGCGGCGCACCGGCTCCGCGTAA
- a CDS encoding flavodoxin domain-containing protein, producing the protein MKAFIVYESQFGNTAKIANAIAKGMKHHLEVEVHNVTDPDRPSGADLLVVGGPTHAFSLSRASTRADAVKQGAKTADTDVGLREWLDGLAAVDGIPFATFDTRVDIVRKLPGSAAKAATKRARKLGYSPITRPESFYVQDVSGPLLEGELNRAEVWGGQLGQLFRGEPRSWG; encoded by the coding sequence ATGAAAGCCTTCATTGTTTACGAGTCCCAGTTCGGCAACACCGCAAAGATCGCGAATGCTATCGCCAAGGGCATGAAGCACCACCTCGAGGTCGAGGTGCACAACGTGACCGACCCGGACCGGCCCTCGGGCGCGGATCTGCTGGTAGTCGGCGGCCCGACGCACGCGTTCTCGCTGTCCCGCGCGTCGACCCGCGCCGACGCGGTGAAGCAGGGAGCGAAAACTGCCGACACCGACGTGGGCTTGCGCGAGTGGCTGGACGGCCTGGCGGCCGTCGATGGCATCCCGTTCGCGACGTTCGACACCAGGGTCGATATCGTGCGCAAGCTGCCGGGCTCGGCAGCGAAGGCAGCCACCAAACGCGCGCGCAAACTGGGCTACTCACCGATCACCCGGCCGGAGAGCTTCTATGTGCAGGATGTCTCGGGGCCACTGCTCGAGGGTGAGCTGAACCGCGCCGAAGTCTGGGGCGGGCAGCTCGGGCAGTTGTTCAGGGGTGAGCCGCGAAGCTGGGGCTGA
- a CDS encoding PDZ domain-containing protein: MALFEQLTPARPGRKRGGGWIGWSLLGVGVLTAASLAVIPAPYVIEKPGPVFDTLSDVQVSGDQVPMISIPSQETHPTEGSLSLLTVSVVGNPERLPDWLDVIGAWFNPSQAVVPVESVFPEGVTREQSTEQSRVDMENSQQEAVAAALTELGHEFSSMLSVVEAQPGGASDGVLEAGDVIESLNGETFEDVTGLRAAIADNGTDKPATVIVVRDGERLELEVTPELSDGPEPTPILGILVGGQYDFPFEVDIQLENVGGPSAGLMFTLGIIDKLTPGALNGGADVAGTGTIAASGDVGGIGGIRQKMHGAVASGAEYFLAPADNCNEVTGNVPDGLEVFAVSTLDEALTVLEGVAEGDTSELPTCAIE, translated from the coding sequence GTGGCTCTGTTCGAACAACTGACCCCGGCCCGGCCAGGTCGTAAACGCGGCGGCGGATGGATCGGTTGGTCACTGCTGGGCGTCGGTGTGCTCACCGCGGCGAGTCTCGCCGTCATCCCGGCGCCGTATGTCATTGAGAAGCCCGGCCCGGTGTTCGACACGCTGAGCGATGTGCAGGTCTCCGGCGACCAGGTGCCGATGATCTCGATCCCGTCGCAGGAGACCCACCCGACCGAGGGATCGCTCAGCCTGCTCACCGTCAGCGTGGTGGGCAACCCGGAACGGCTGCCCGACTGGCTCGACGTCATCGGCGCCTGGTTCAACCCCAGCCAGGCCGTGGTGCCGGTGGAGAGCGTGTTCCCCGAAGGAGTCACCCGCGAGCAGTCCACCGAGCAAAGCCGGGTCGACATGGAGAACTCGCAGCAGGAGGCCGTGGCCGCGGCGCTCACCGAACTCGGTCATGAGTTCTCGAGCATGCTCAGCGTCGTCGAGGCGCAGCCCGGCGGGGCATCCGATGGCGTGCTCGAAGCCGGCGACGTGATCGAAAGCCTCAATGGCGAAACCTTCGAGGACGTCACCGGGTTGCGCGCCGCGATCGCCGACAACGGCACCGACAAGCCGGCAACGGTGATCGTCGTCCGTGACGGCGAACGCCTCGAGCTCGAGGTCACCCCGGAGCTCAGCGATGGCCCGGAGCCGACGCCGATCCTCGGCATCCTGGTCGGCGGCCAGTACGACTTCCCGTTCGAGGTCGACATCCAGCTCGAGAACGTCGGCGGTCCGAGCGCCGGCCTGATGTTCACCCTCGGGATCATCGACAAGCTCACCCCGGGCGCGCTGAACGGGGGAGCGGATGTCGCGGGCACGGGCACCATCGCGGCCTCGGGCGACGTCGGCGGGATCGGTGGCATCCGGCAGAAGATGCACGGTGCCGTCGCCTCCGGGGCGGAGTACTTCCTGGCCCCGGCCGACAACTGCAACGAGGTCACCGGCAACGTGCCGGACGGGCTCGAGGTGTTCGCTGTGTCGACGCTCGATGAGGCACTCACGGTGCTGGAAGGCGTCGCTGAAGGGGACACTTCGGAGCTTCCAACCTGCGCCATAGAGTAA